In Oncorhynchus kisutch isolate 150728-3 linkage group LG7, Okis_V2, whole genome shotgun sequence, one DNA window encodes the following:
- the LOC109893830 gene encoding LOW QUALITY PROTEIN: neuronal acetylcholine receptor subunit alpha-2 (The sequence of the model RefSeq protein was modified relative to this genomic sequence to represent the inferred CDS: inserted 1 base in 1 codon; deleted 1 base in 1 codon), with amino-acid sequence MEGKSGYLLFTRTAVVYGLILINPVLSDDWTHAHAEDKLFNRLFIGYNKWSRPVQNISDVVIVKFGLSIAQLIDVDEKNQMMTTNVWLKQEWSDYKLRWRPSDYDNVTSIRVPSELIWVPDIVLYNNADGEFSVTHMTKAHLFHSGHVRWVPPAIYKSSCSIDVTFFPFDQQNCKMKFGSWTYDRAKIDLEPIGDTVDLKGYWESGEWAIVNAVGTYNTKKYDCCHEIYPDITYYFMIRRLPLFYTVNLIIPCLLISCLTVLVFYLPSDCGEKITLCISVLLSLTVFLLLITEIIPSTSLVIPLIGEYLLFTMIXVTLSIVITVFVLNVHHRSSATHTMPRWVRTLFLSVIPRWLCMKRPPPDLRRRGLVGKLHPFGTFRTPGPSRSSSHSTAHTWLMRESDVDLHGNEDEDVIRRGYLDTEMDAGLGVGLRLPPSFSFPPPSPRLPVYTPLIPKTHTTQRPRPDVGMAPAPALSPAVLRALEGVMYIAEHLRAEDQDFSVKEDWKYVAMVIDRIFLWMFIIVCLLGTIGLFLPPWLAGMI; translated from the exons TGTTAAGTGATGACTGGACTCATGCCCATGCAGAGGACAAGTTGTTCAACAGGCTGTTCATTGGCTATAACAAGTGGTCC CGCCCCGTACAAAACATCAGCGACGTTGTCATCGTCAAGTTTGGTCTGTCCATCGCACAGCTCATAGACGTG GATGAGAAGAACCAGATGATGACCACCAACGTGTGGCTGAAACAG gagTGGAGTGACTATAAACTGCGGTGGCGTCCATCTGACTACGACAACGTAACGTCCATTAGAGTACCTTCTGAACTGATCTGGGTACCTGACATCGTCCTCTATAACAA tgcGGATGGTGAGTTTTCAGTGACCCATATGACCAAGGCTCATCTGTTCCATAGTGGTCATGTGCGCTGGGTTCCCCCGGCCATCTATAAGTCCTCCTGCTCTATAGACGTCACCTTCTTCCCCTTCGATCAGCAGAATTGTAAAATGAAGTTTGGCTCCTGGACCTATGACAGAGCTAAGATAGATCTAGAGCCTATAGGGGATACTGTGGATCTGAAG GGCTACTGGGAGAGTGGTGAATGGGCTATAGTGAACGCAGTGGGAACCTACAACACTAAGAAGTACGACTGTTGCCATGAGATCTACCCTGATATAACCTACTATTTCATGATCAGACGCCTGCCTCTATTCTACACTGTCAATCTTATTATCCCTtgtctcctcatctcctgtctCACCGTCCTGGTGTTCTATCTGCCTTCTGATTGTGGAGAGAAGATCACCCTGTGTATCTCCGTCTTACTTTCTCTCACCGTCTTCCTGCTGCTCATCACTGAGATCATCCCCTCCACCTCGCTGGTGATTCCTCTCATCGGGGAATATCTCCTTTTCACCATGA TTGTCACTCTGTCTATTGTTATAACGGTGTTTGTCCTGAACGTCCATCATCGTTCCTCTGCTACTCACACCATGCCTCGCTGGGTTCGGACACTGTTCCTGTCTGTCATTCCCCGGTGGCTCTGCATGAAACGACCCCCACCTGATCTCAGGAGGAGGGGCTTAGTCGGCAAACTCCACCCCTTCGGAACCTTCAGAACGCCTGGCCCCTCCCGCTCTTCGTCGCATTCCACAGCTCACACCTGGCTCATGCGGGAGTCCGATGTTGATCTCCATGGTAACGAGGACGAGGATGTGATTCGCCGTGGTTACTTGGATACGGAGATGGACGCGGGGTTAGGGGTGGGGCTGAGGCTTCCCCCATccttctcctttccccctccctctccccgccTGCCCGTCTACACCCCCCTCATCCCCAAGACTCACACCACCCAGCGGCCCC GGCCTGATGTTGGTATGGCCCCAGCTCCAGCCCTGTCGCCTGCAGTGTTACGAGCCCTGGAGGGGGTGATGTACATCGCTGAACACCTCAGAGCCGAGGACCAAGACTTCTCT gtgaagGAGGACTGGAAGTACGTTGCCATGGTGATAGATCGTATCTTCCTTTGGATGTTCATCATCGTGTGTCTCCTGGGAACCATTGGATTGTTCTTACCACCCTGGCTGGCCGGCATGATCtag